The Triticum aestivum cultivar Chinese Spring chromosome 7B, IWGSC CS RefSeq v2.1, whole genome shotgun sequence genome window below encodes:
- the LOC123160671 gene encoding uncharacterized protein isoform X2 → MVTHKVDDYPVRKKPRNCAKYVGSAASSLGFFKIDVPDVNEQHVGNKKNVGIVYIEAGQVTKEELAHNFSVIYKTNWPWHIRILDSWTFLVKFPPHTPVATVAGYPNFGLPEIDGVSVNVEVWKGEMEFHAELQSVWLQLRGVAPAWAEWSVLEQIASVLGSLIDVDWQGNFKSFFEVVRIKIICKDFTKIPTERIFGIEDKLYKIKIVVEPPVDDLDQDDLLDEDTEKSKEKESLNNANSDDGAGGSHHTAKNSSSQSGGNSSTSGTPHQTKQNVLAYLQQLQDPISLDESFKMLQEIEIGDDEEEDNINLLEDQAEVVVENESLKEVVFSPGLTTNTTHAPPILQKWGPVQAQKKSSRIDIGERTIMEIAMGSKKVQNLEEPKELVADLEDPQEVDDSVHQGLARENAGDTTLDILHTQKPAPIDFGVKRNLMGAGGATHASFYSKLDFGACKDGFQSPDSSKPSDPPSKMAVQAISSPASPLDWSGTPTQPLKKMKGGLVEHIKEVRKMLVAEDMRILADAGGMRITLL, encoded by the exons ATGGTGACACACAAAGTAGATGACTATCCAGTTAGAAAGAAGCCTAGGAATTGTGCTAAGTATGTGGGCAGTGCAGCTTCAAGTTTAGGTTTCTTCAAAATTGATGTCCCAGATGTCAATGAGCAACATGTAGGAAACAAGAAAAATGTGGGGATTGTTTACATAGAAGCTGGGCAGGTCACTAAGGAAGAACTAGCCCATAACTTCTCTGTCATATACAAAACCAATTGGCCATGGCACATCAGGATACTAGACAGCTGGACTTTTCTAGTCAAATTCCCCCCTCATACCCCTGTAGCAACAGTTGCTGGCTACCCCAACTTTGGACTGCCTGAGATTGATGGAGTTTCAGTCAATGTTGAGGTGTGGAAAGGAGAGATGGAATTTCATGCAGAACTCCAGTCTGTTTGGCTTCAGTTAAGAGGAGTGGCTCCAGCCTGGGCAGAATGGTCAGTTTTAGAGCAAATTGCCTCTGTTTTGGGCTCTTTGATTGATGTGGACTGGCAGGGAAACTTCAAATCTTTCTTTGAGGTGGTTAGAATCAAAATCATATGCAAAGACTTTACCAAAATTCCTACTGAAAGAATCTTTGGAATAGAAGACAAGCTGTATAAGATCAAGATTGTTGTGGAACCACCAGTGGATGACCTCGATCAGGATGATCTTCTGGATGAAGACACTGAGAAGAGTAAAGAAAAAGAATCATTGAACAATGCCAACAGTGATGATGGGGCTGGAGGCTCTCATCACACTGCAAAAAATTCCTCATCTCAGTCTGGGGGAAATAGTTCTACCTCTGGAACTCCTCACCAAACTAAGCAAAATGTGCTAGCCTACTTACAGCAACTCCAGGACCCCATTTCCTTAGATGAAAGCTTCAAAATGCTGCAAGAGATTGAGATtggagatgatgaggaggaggataaCATCAACTTGCTAGAGGACCAGGCTGAGGTGGTAGTGGAGAATGAATCCCTGAAGGAAGTGGTTTTCAGTCCAGGTCTTACCACAAACACAACTCATGCCCCACCCATCCTTCAAAAATGGGGGCCAGTCCAGGCACAGAAAAAGAGCTCCAGAATTGACATTGGTGAGAGAACAATCATGGAGATTGCCATGGGGTCAAAGAAGGTCCAGAACCTAGAAGAGCCTAAAG AACTGGTGGCTGATCTGGAGGACCCTCAAGAGGTGGATGATTCTGTACACCAAGGACTCGCTCGAGAAAATGCAGGAGATACTACATTGGATATCCTGCATACTCAAAAGCCCGCTCCAATTGACTTTGGGGTGAAAAGGAACTTGATGGGCGCTGGAGGTGCCACCCATGCCTCTTTCTACTCCAAGCTTGATTTTGGGGCTTGTAAAGATGGGTTCCAGAGTCCAGACTCTTCAAAGCCGAGTGATCCACCATCAAAAATGGCGGTTCAGGCGATTTCGAGCCCTGCATCACCTCTCGACTGGTCTGGCACACCAACTCAACCCCTCAAGAAGATGAAAGGGGGGCTCGTGGAGCATATCAAGGAGGTCCGCAAGATGCTCGTTGCAGAAGACATGAGGATTCTAGCTGATGCAGGAGGAATGCGGATCACTTTGCTGTAG
- the LOC123160671 gene encoding uncharacterized protein isoform X1, translating into MVTHKVDDYPVRKKPRNCAKYVGSAASSLGFFKIDVPDVNEQHVGNKKNVGIVYIEAGQVTKEELAHNFSVIYKTNWPWHIRILDSWTFLVKFPPHTPVATVAGYPNFGLPEIDGVSVNVEVWKGEMEFHAELQSVWLQLRGVAPAWAEWSVLEQIASVLGSLIDVDWQGNFKSFFEVVRIKIICKDFTKIPTERIFGIEDKLYKIKIVVEPPVDDLDQDDLLDEDTEKSKEKESLNNANSDDGAGGSHHTAKNSSSQSGGNSSTSGTPHQTKQNVLAYLQQLQDPISLDESFKMLQEIEIGDDEEEDNINLLEDQAEVVVENESLKEVVFSPGLTTNTTHAPPILQKWGPVQAQKKSSRIDIGERTIMEIAMGSKKVQNLEEPKGKHKELVADLEDPQEVDDSVHQGLARENAGDTTLDILHTQKPAPIDFGVKRNLMGAGGATHASFYSKLDFGACKDGFQSPDSSKPSDPPSKMAVQAISSPASPLDWSGTPTQPLKKMKGGLVEHIKEVRKMLVAEDMRILADAGGMRITLL; encoded by the exons ATGGTGACACACAAAGTAGATGACTATCCAGTTAGAAAGAAGCCTAGGAATTGTGCTAAGTATGTGGGCAGTGCAGCTTCAAGTTTAGGTTTCTTCAAAATTGATGTCCCAGATGTCAATGAGCAACATGTAGGAAACAAGAAAAATGTGGGGATTGTTTACATAGAAGCTGGGCAGGTCACTAAGGAAGAACTAGCCCATAACTTCTCTGTCATATACAAAACCAATTGGCCATGGCACATCAGGATACTAGACAGCTGGACTTTTCTAGTCAAATTCCCCCCTCATACCCCTGTAGCAACAGTTGCTGGCTACCCCAACTTTGGACTGCCTGAGATTGATGGAGTTTCAGTCAATGTTGAGGTGTGGAAAGGAGAGATGGAATTTCATGCAGAACTCCAGTCTGTTTGGCTTCAGTTAAGAGGAGTGGCTCCAGCCTGGGCAGAATGGTCAGTTTTAGAGCAAATTGCCTCTGTTTTGGGCTCTTTGATTGATGTGGACTGGCAGGGAAACTTCAAATCTTTCTTTGAGGTGGTTAGAATCAAAATCATATGCAAAGACTTTACCAAAATTCCTACTGAAAGAATCTTTGGAATAGAAGACAAGCTGTATAAGATCAAGATTGTTGTGGAACCACCAGTGGATGACCTCGATCAGGATGATCTTCTGGATGAAGACACTGAGAAGAGTAAAGAAAAAGAATCATTGAACAATGCCAACAGTGATGATGGGGCTGGAGGCTCTCATCACACTGCAAAAAATTCCTCATCTCAGTCTGGGGGAAATAGTTCTACCTCTGGAACTCCTCACCAAACTAAGCAAAATGTGCTAGCCTACTTACAGCAACTCCAGGACCCCATTTCCTTAGATGAAAGCTTCAAAATGCTGCAAGAGATTGAGATtggagatgatgaggaggaggataaCATCAACTTGCTAGAGGACCAGGCTGAGGTGGTAGTGGAGAATGAATCCCTGAAGGAAGTGGTTTTCAGTCCAGGTCTTACCACAAACACAACTCATGCCCCACCCATCCTTCAAAAATGGGGGCCAGTCCAGGCACAGAAAAAGAGCTCCAGAATTGACATTGGTGAGAGAACAATCATGGAGATTGCCATGGGGTCAAAGAAGGTCCAGAACCTAGAAGAGCCTAAAGGTAAACACAAAG AACTGGTGGCTGATCTGGAGGACCCTCAAGAGGTGGATGATTCTGTACACCAAGGACTCGCTCGAGAAAATGCAGGAGATACTACATTGGATATCCTGCATACTCAAAAGCCCGCTCCAATTGACTTTGGGGTGAAAAGGAACTTGATGGGCGCTGGAGGTGCCACCCATGCCTCTTTCTACTCCAAGCTTGATTTTGGGGCTTGTAAAGATGGGTTCCAGAGTCCAGACTCTTCAAAGCCGAGTGATCCACCATCAAAAATGGCGGTTCAGGCGATTTCGAGCCCTGCATCACCTCTCGACTGGTCTGGCACACCAACTCAACCCCTCAAGAAGATGAAAGGGGGGCTCGTGGAGCATATCAAGGAGGTCCGCAAGATGCTCGTTGCAGAAGACATGAGGATTCTAGCTGATGCAGGAGGAATGCGGATCACTTTGCTGTAG